In the genome of Montipora foliosa isolate CH-2021 chromosome 3, ASM3666993v2, whole genome shotgun sequence, one region contains:
- the LOC137997232 gene encoding solute carrier family 22 member 15-like: protein MALALISKFTISAAYYQTYIQTAELYPTVIRTIGVGFSSLCARVGGMAAPYIVDATGLVWVPPIVFGATSFSAGLIAMLLPETRGKPLSDFVGRESGGDGKGILSEQKQEFADYTSTV, encoded by the exons ATGGCTCTGGCTTTGATCAGCAAGTTTACAATCTCTGCTGCCTATTACCAGACGTACATCCAAACCGCTGAACTTTATCCAACAGTGATCAG AACCATCGGAGTGGGTTTTTCGTCACTGTGCGCTCGAGTTGGAGGAATGGCTGCTCCGTATATAGTG GATGCTACAGGACTCGTTTGGGTTCCACCGATCGTCTTCGGCGCCACATCATTCTCCGCTGGGTTAATCGCAATGTTGTTACCCGAGACACGAGGAAAGCCGCTTTCAGACTTCGTCGGAAGGGAAAGCGGAGGAGATGGAAAGGGGATTTTGTCGGAGCAAAAGCAAGAATTCGCAGATTACACTTCAACTGTTTAG